A single window of Nematostella vectensis chromosome 4, jaNemVect1.1, whole genome shotgun sequence DNA harbors:
- the LOC5516077 gene encoding ribosome maturation protein SBDS, with protein sequence MANIFTPTNQVKLTNVAVVRLKKSGKRFEIACYKNKVMSWRTNVEKDIDEVLQTHTVFTNVSKGQVAKNEDLVRAFGTDNQTDICLKILAKGELQVSEKERNQQLESSFRDIATIVADKCVNPETKRPYPVGVIERAMKDIHYSVIPTRSSKQQALEVIRQLKETMQIDRAQMRLRLVLPGKDAKKVQEKLRPLMTKVESEEWDMDLEIVCLVDPGCYRSIDETLRAETRGRGNMEVLSLKDVQEGDERLE encoded by the exons ATGGCGAATATCTTCACGCCTACAAATCAAGTCAAACTTACAAATGTTGCAGTTGTGAGGCTAAAAAAGTCTGGGAAAAGATTTGAGATTGCTTGCTACAAAAACAAAGTTATGTCTTGGAGGACCAACGT ggAAAAAGATATAGATGAAGTCCTTCAAACACACACAGTCTTTACTAATGTATCCAAAGGCCAAGTCGCCAAGAATGAAGACCTTGTTAGAGCATTCGGCACTGACAACCAAACAGATATATGTCTTAAG aTTCTAGCTAAAGGTGAACTCCAGGTatcagaaaaagaaagaaatcaaCAACTTGAGTCATCATTCCGAGATATTGCGACAATAGTAGCAGATAAATGTGTCAACCCAGAGACAAAACGTCCTTACCCTGTTGGAGTCATTGAACGTGCGATGAAGGATATTCACTACTCTGTCATTCCAACAAGAAGCTCTAAGCAACAG GCGCTTGAAGTCATTCGGCAATTAaaggagaccatgcagatagACCGTGCCCAAATGCGTCTTCGTCTGGTCCTACCGGGTAAAGATGCCAAGAAGGTCCAGGAAAAGTTGAGACCCCTCATGACAAAAGTCGAAAGCGAAGAATGGGATATGGACCTGGAAATT GTCTGTTTGGTTGACCCCGGTTGTTACAGAAGTATTGATGAGACACTACGTGCCGAGACGCGAGGGCGTGGCAACATGGAGGTGCTTAGTTTAAAAGACGTGCAAGAAGGGGATGAGAGACTAGAGTAA